In Paenibacillus phoenicis, one genomic interval encodes:
- a CDS encoding Cof-type HAD-IIB family hydrolase, with product MKYKLIALDVDGTLLTDDHVLTPGTIETIRAIAEQGTEFVLCTGRAPRSSIPYMREIGLDGYVICHNGAATVDVRTEEVVHEFAMNPHGLEPYMEYCRKHNVHFDVNTTFALYVENLAGLTQETLDVYHQFFMEPEDMPAWADFSKPIVKFTAAGGMEELDRVYADWSQWTQEFNMLRSGDFFIDLMHKEASKGAALRKLAEKRGIPAENVMAIGNYYNDLTMLTYAGLGVAMDNSPLEVKAAANAVTASNNEEGVKRALEKYCLEV from the coding sequence ATGAAATATAAACTGATTGCTTTGGATGTAGACGGCACGCTGCTGACGGATGACCATGTTCTGACGCCGGGAACCATCGAGACGATCCGCGCCATCGCGGAGCAAGGGACGGAGTTCGTGTTGTGCACCGGCCGGGCTCCTCGGAGCTCGATTCCGTATATGCGCGAAATTGGCTTGGACGGTTACGTGATTTGCCATAACGGCGCGGCCACGGTGGATGTGCGGACCGAGGAGGTCGTCCACGAATTTGCGATGAATCCGCATGGGCTGGAACCGTATATGGAGTATTGCCGCAAACACAACGTCCATTTTGACGTGAATACTACCTTTGCATTGTATGTGGAAAATTTGGCTGGGCTGACCCAGGAGACTCTGGACGTGTACCACCAATTTTTTATGGAACCGGAGGATATGCCGGCTTGGGCGGATTTCAGCAAACCGATCGTAAAGTTCACCGCGGCCGGCGGGATGGAGGAGCTGGATCGGGTGTACGCCGACTGGAGCCAGTGGACGCAGGAGTTTAATATGCTGCGCAGCGGCGATTTTTTCATCGACTTGATGCATAAAGAGGCCTCGAAAGGAGCGGCTCTGCGGAAGCTGGCGGAAAAACGCGGAATCCCGGCGGAAAACGTCATGGCGATCGGTAATTATTATAACGACTTAACGATGCTCACCTATGCCGGACTGGGCGTGGCGATGGACAATTCTCCGCTCGAGGTGAAAGCTGCCGCCAATGCCGTAACTGCCTCGAATAACGAGGAAGGCGTGAAGCGGGCGTTGGAAAAATATTGTTTAGAAGTCTAA